From Bacillus pumilus, one genomic window encodes:
- a CDS encoding TetR/AcrR family transcriptional regulator, with protein sequence MSTKDRIIQTAALLLRKQGYHATGLNQIIRESGTPKGSLYYYFPNGKEELAIAAVEYISQKVIDRIEESFAYSDDPYIAIDRFMTNIIRGFMEQESERGIPIVLLAAESKPEHTQLHAACKQEMIRWQELVKEKLMNSGYEENKADELASLLHSMVIGGLSMTTALKQTTPLEHVKCYLRHLFMREE encoded by the coding sequence GTGAGTACGAAGGACAGAATCATTCAAACGGCTGCACTTCTTTTACGAAAACAGGGGTATCATGCGACAGGATTGAATCAAATCATTAGAGAGAGCGGCACGCCTAAAGGATCTCTTTATTATTACTTTCCAAACGGAAAAGAAGAGCTAGCCATAGCAGCCGTTGAATATATTAGTCAAAAGGTCATCGATCGAATTGAAGAAAGTTTTGCCTATTCGGATGACCCTTATATCGCCATCGACCGTTTTATGACAAACATCATTCGGGGATTTATGGAGCAAGAAAGTGAAAGAGGGATTCCGATTGTCTTGCTGGCGGCAGAATCCAAGCCAGAACATACGCAGCTTCATGCTGCATGCAAACAAGAAATGATCCGCTGGCAAGAGCTTGTGAAAGAAAAGCTAATGAACAGCGGATATGAAGAAAACAAAGCGGATGAGCTGGCTTCTCTCCTTCATTCAATGGTGATTGGGGGTCTATCGATGACCACAGCACTCAAACAAACGACCCCGTTAGAACACGTAAAGTGTTACCTTAGACACTTATTTATGCGAGAAGAGTAA